DNA from Candidatus Sulfotelmatobacter sp.:
GTCCACGACGGCACGACGATCATCTGCGAGGTGACGAACGCCGCCGCCTTTTCGCGTCCCTCGAGCGAGCCGAGGAACGTGACGTGCGGCAGGATGCCGCGCTTCTCGGCTTCGGCGCGCACGATCGGTTCGCGCTCGTCGTTCTCGGCCACGCCCACCAGCACGAAGCGCGTGTTCGGATGCTTCGCCACCACCCGGGGGACCGCGTCGTAGAGGTCGTAGAGGCCCTTGGGCTCGGAGAGCCGTCCGATGTAGAGCACGCCGCGCTCGCCGCTCTTGAGCCACGGCGCCGGCGTGTCCGCCGGAAGGTCGCGATAGAGCGAGACGTCGGTCACGTTGGGAGCCCACGCCAGCGTGCGATGCCAGGCCGCGCCCATCTCGCGCTGGTAGGTGGGCCCCAGCACGAGCACCTGATCGGCGGCGCCCATCAGAAGTCGCCCGATCGCGCGCCCGCTCGTCGTCTCACCCGAGGGAAAGCGCGTGTGCAGCGTGCCGTGGTAGTGGCAGATCACCCGCGCACCCGAGGCGCGCGCCGCCAGCATGAACACCCAATCGCGCAGGAACGACGGACTCGGGGCCGCGTGCACCAGCACCACGCGCGGGCGAATGCTCGCCAGTGATCGCAAAAGGCGCGAGAAGTCGCGCAGGAAGTAGAACGGCGTCCGCCAGGTGGGGTTCTCGACCGCCCAGCGCAATTGACGCTTCGAAGTGTCGACGGTCGAGAGCTCGTACTCGCGCGAGAGGCTCGAGTGGAGCTGCATATCGATCATCAGCTGGACGCCGCCCATCGGCGGCGGGAGAGGGCCGACGATCAGTACGCGGGGGCGATCACTCATCGAAACGCGGCCGCGCAGTGGAAAACGCGCACCTCAGATCGGCGCGTAGGGGAATTGCGGCTCGATCGCGACCACGCGCCGCTCGAGGATCGAGCGATGCGCGGCCAGCAGCGCCTGCGCCGAGACCACGAAGCTCTCGGTCCAGTCCTTGCCGCCGGGGGCGCGCGAGAATTGCGCCATCATCGCCTCGAGCATCGGCTTCTGGCCGAGATCGGGCTGCGCCTGCTGGTGCGTGCCGCGGCCGGGGCCGCCGTTCAGCACGAGCTTCCGGAAGCCGATGATGCGCGCCGAGCGGCCGCCGCCCAGGATATCCACGCTCTCCCGCTCCCAGCCCTGCTGGCTGCCGCACACGTAGTGCACGAGCCCCATGCCGCCGCTCGCGAAGCGCAGCGAGATGGCCCAGCTCTCCTCGCGGTGCGCGGGATCGGGGGTGGCGATCGCGTGCACTTCGGTGGGCAGGCTCTGGGAAAAGAAGATGGCGAGATCGATGAAATGGCAGACGTCGCCGAACAGCACCCCGCCGCCCTCGCCGGGATCCTGGTACCAGCTGTCGGCAGGGACGCCGGCCGAGC
Protein-coding regions in this window:
- a CDS encoding glycosyltransferase family 4 protein, with protein sequence MSDRPRVLIVGPLPPPMGGVQLMIDMQLHSSLSREYELSTVDTSKRQLRWAVENPTWRTPFYFLRDFSRLLRSLASIRPRVVLVHAAPSPSFLRDWVFMLAARASGARVICHYHGTLHTRFPSGETTSGRAIGRLLMGAADQVLVLGPTYQREMGAAWHRTLAWAPNVTDVSLYRDLPADTPAPWLKSGERGVLYIGRLSEPKGLYDLYDAVPRVVAKHPNTRFVLVGVAENDEREPIVRAEAEKRGILPHVTFLGSLEGREKAAAFVTSQMIVVPSWTEAFPLVIPEGMAAGLPVIATAVGAIPDFVKDGEDGFLVPPRDPAVLADRIIRLLDDEALRRRMSARVRERAPREFDVEVGCAKVGAVIREVLGERA